A stretch of Aerococcus christensenii DNA encodes these proteins:
- a CDS encoding NAD(P)/FAD-dependent oxidoreductase, translating to MEKRIIIVGAGFAGVSAARTLAKKYKKDLSVKITLIDKRSYMTYMTELHEVAADRVEPEAVKYDLRRIFSKLKNVHLVTDEVTDIDYDKKQVIGQDKNYSYDYLVLALGGQSNDFGIKGVGENAFSLWSIDAAEKLKEHIEKTVRKASGEADEAKRRAMLSFVVSGAGFTGVELVGELAEWMPILAKRYKLDPKEFSLYLVEAMDQILKMVTPKEQTKAWRFMEDKLGIEIITSDGIAEVTSTKAVLNSGRELPSYTTIWTAGVQGNLLAKKWGLKTARGNRVETNQYLQAKEHDDIFIAGDLVSYQDASQDGAYVPQIVQAAEQTGELVGYNISQLLSGGEMEEYTGKYDGFMVSIGSRYSVAYVYDKYHVSGFMATFMKHMSNILYFFSIRSFYNIGAYVRHEFFDMRHQRNLFRGHISHKGNVLWSVPMRLFYGAMWLYEGLTKLFGWHGVHSWFGSDIVFPFPWLKEAVSGASEAATSSASQAAPDPGIFSLNYSYGQQPKLVIEEMPRWFGSIMKFMMPNQDVALFMQKFMTLVEIAIGAALIIGAFVWLTSALTIVLVGMFCLSGMFYWVNMWFIVVALALMGGSGRAFGVDHWLQPWIGKHLDHWIYGKIKCRYNDLQE from the coding sequence TTGGAGAAAAGGATAATCATTGTTGGTGCAGGCTTTGCAGGAGTATCTGCGGCAAGAACTTTAGCTAAAAAGTATAAAAAAGATTTATCAGTAAAAATTACTTTGATTGACAAACGGTCTTATATGACTTATATGACAGAATTACATGAAGTAGCTGCAGATCGTGTCGAACCAGAGGCTGTAAAATACGATTTGCGTCGAATTTTCAGTAAGCTTAAAAATGTGCATTTAGTTACAGACGAAGTAACTGATATTGATTACGATAAAAAACAAGTAATTGGTCAAGACAAAAATTATTCTTATGATTATTTAGTTTTGGCATTAGGTGGACAGTCTAATGATTTTGGAATTAAAGGTGTTGGTGAGAATGCCTTTAGCTTATGGAGCATAGATGCTGCAGAGAAATTAAAAGAGCATATTGAAAAAACTGTTCGCAAAGCTTCTGGAGAAGCGGATGAAGCTAAACGTCGGGCAATGTTAAGTTTTGTTGTTTCAGGAGCAGGCTTTACAGGGGTAGAGCTTGTGGGAGAATTAGCAGAATGGATGCCAATATTGGCTAAACGCTATAAATTAGATCCTAAAGAATTTTCTTTATATTTGGTGGAAGCTATGGATCAAATATTAAAAATGGTGACACCAAAGGAACAAACTAAAGCTTGGCGCTTCATGGAGGACAAGTTAGGAATTGAGATTATTACCAGTGATGGTATTGCAGAAGTTACTTCAACCAAAGCTGTTTTAAATTCAGGACGAGAACTTCCTTCTTATACCACGATTTGGACAGCAGGTGTGCAAGGTAACTTGTTAGCCAAAAAATGGGGCTTAAAAACAGCTAGAGGTAATAGAGTAGAAACTAATCAATATCTACAGGCTAAGGAACATGATGATATTTTTATTGCAGGAGATCTTGTTTCTTATCAAGATGCTTCTCAAGACGGGGCGTATGTCCCACAGATTGTACAAGCCGCTGAACAAACTGGTGAGTTAGTGGGATATAATATTAGCCAATTGTTATCTGGTGGAGAAATGGAAGAATACACTGGAAAATATGATGGATTTATGGTTTCTATCGGTTCTCGCTATAGTGTGGCATATGTTTATGATAAGTATCATGTCAGTGGATTTATGGCTACTTTTATGAAACACATGAGTAATATATTATATTTCTTCTCTATTAGAAGCTTCTATAACATAGGCGCTTACGTTCGTCATGAATTCTTTGATATGCGACACCAAAGGAACTTATTTAGAGGGCATATTTCTCATAAAGGTAATGTTTTATGGTCTGTACCTATGCGCTTATTTTATGGGGCGATGTGGCTCTATGAAGGTTTGACCAAATTGTTTGGTTGGCATGGGGTGCATTCTTGGTTTGGAAGTGATATTGTCTTTCCGTTTCCGTGGCTAAAGGAAGCAGTCAGTGGAGCAAGTGAAGCGGCAACAAGTAGTGCATCACAAGCGGCACCAGATCCAGGGATATTTAGTCTTAACTATAGTTATGGACAACAACCAAAATTAGTCATAGAAGAAATGCCAAGATGGTTTGGTTCTATCATGAAATTCATGATGCCAAATCAAGATGTGGCCTTATTCATGCAAAAATTCATGACTTTAGTAGAAATTGCTATTGGAGCGGCTTTAATTATCGGAGCTTTCGTATGGTTAACAAGTGCTTTAACGATTGTACTTGTTGGAATGTTTTGTTTATCAGGTATGTTTTATTGGGTAAATATGTGGTTTATTGTTGTAGCTTTGGCTTTAATGGGTGGTTCTGGTCGCGCATTTGGAGTGGATCATTGGCTACAGCCATGGATAGGAAAACATTTGGATCATTGGATTTATGGTAAGATTAAATGTCGATATAATGATCTGCAAGAATAA
- a CDS encoding Gx transporter family protein: MKIKSLSYISMLAAQGIVIGLIENTFPSPFVFAPGAKLGLANLITVISLFTLPFPQVALLTFVRVSLTALFSGSASSFFFSLSGALLSLLVMSLIKKLGPNRVSIIGISIMGGIFHNIGQLIVARFMTSTTLIFNYLPIMSLSGILAGLVVGIVGNLLLYKLKKSCKLPHSLTTPLKNNPWL; the protein is encoded by the coding sequence TTGAAAATAAAATCTCTTTCTTATATCTCTATGTTAGCTGCACAAGGGATAGTTATTGGTTTAATTGAAAACACTTTTCCTTCTCCTTTTGTATTTGCGCCTGGAGCAAAGCTAGGATTAGCTAATTTAATTACTGTGATTTCTTTATTTACTCTTCCATTTCCGCAAGTGGCACTATTAACTTTTGTTCGCGTCAGTCTAACCGCTCTCTTTTCAGGATCTGCATCTTCTTTTTTCTTTAGTCTAAGTGGAGCTTTATTAAGTTTACTGGTAATGTCCCTCATTAAAAAATTAGGTCCAAATCGTGTCAGCATTATTGGAATTTCGATTATGGGAGGAATTTTTCACAATATTGGGCAATTGATTGTTGCGCGTTTTATGACATCAACGACTCTAATCTTTAATTACCTTCCTATAATGTCGCTATCCGGTATCTTAGCAGGGCTTGTTGTTGGTATTGTGGGGAACTTACTGCTCTATAAACTCAAAAAAAGCTGTAAACTCCCTCATTCACTAACCACTCCTTTAAAGAATAATCCTTGGCTATAA
- a CDS encoding flavocytochrome c encodes MKREHFKWILLLFTFLIVLAGCGSSSKGNDSAKKSDAKVEKKDDAKSGASKKQYTDIKELKDNYDIVIIGAGGAGMSAAIEAKDAGLNPVILEKMPVAGGNTIKSSSGMNASGTEVQKANGIEDSNDKFFEESLKGGHGANDKELLRYFVDHSAEAIDWLKKNGIVLDNLSITGGSSVKRTHRPHDGSAVGGYLVDGLLRNVKERKIPLFVDANVTEISEKDGKPNGVTVKTKAGDKKITAKSVIVTTGGFGANKDMIKEHRPDLEGYVSTNSKGSTGDGIKMIEKLGGQAIDMDQIQVHPTVHQEDGALIGEALRGEGGILVNTKGDRFVNELDTRDKVSAAINDQDGKFAYLIINKDIREHVKAVDFYEKKGYVKKADSLEDLAKELKLPADELKKTVEKWNKDVEEKKDSDFGRKTGMERSLKSGPYFVIKIGPGIHYSMGGVKINSNTEVLHKDTNKPIPGLYAAGELIGGLHGKNRLGGNSVADIIIFGRQAGKQATEFVKNKK; translated from the coding sequence ATGAAACGAGAGCATTTTAAATGGATACTTCTTCTTTTCACGTTTTTAATCGTATTAGCAGGTTGTGGATCTAGCTCTAAAGGCAATGATTCTGCGAAAAAATCCGATGCAAAAGTTGAAAAGAAGGACGATGCTAAATCTGGAGCAAGTAAAAAACAATATACCGACATTAAAGAACTAAAAGATAACTACGATATTGTTATTATTGGTGCCGGCGGAGCAGGTATGAGCGCTGCTATCGAAGCAAAAGATGCTGGCTTAAATCCTGTTATTTTAGAAAAAATGCCAGTTGCTGGTGGGAATACTATTAAATCTTCTAGTGGTATGAACGCTTCAGGAACAGAAGTTCAAAAAGCAAACGGCATTGAAGATTCAAATGACAAATTCTTCGAAGAATCCTTAAAAGGTGGCCATGGTGCCAATGATAAAGAACTCTTAAGATACTTCGTAGATCATTCTGCTGAAGCTATTGATTGGTTAAAGAAAAATGGCATTGTATTAGATAATCTTTCAATCACTGGCGGATCCAGCGTAAAACGTACTCACCGTCCACATGACGGTTCAGCTGTTGGTGGTTACTTAGTAGACGGATTACTTCGCAACGTTAAAGAACGTAAAATTCCTCTCTTTGTAGATGCTAACGTTACTGAAATTAGTGAAAAAGACGGCAAGCCAAATGGCGTTACAGTCAAAACAAAAGCAGGCGACAAAAAAATTACTGCTAAGAGTGTTATTGTAACAACCGGTGGTTTCGGTGCCAACAAAGATATGATCAAAGAACATCGTCCAGACCTTGAAGGTTACGTTTCTACTAACTCTAAAGGATCCACAGGTGACGGTATTAAAATGATCGAAAAACTCGGTGGCCAAGCTATTGATATGGATCAAATCCAAGTTCACCCTACTGTTCACCAAGAAGATGGTGCTCTTATTGGTGAAGCTTTACGTGGTGAAGGCGGTATTTTAGTAAATACAAAAGGTGACCGTTTTGTTAACGAATTAGATACACGTGATAAAGTATCCGCAGCTATTAACGATCAAGATGGCAAATTTGCTTACCTTATCATTAATAAAGATATCCGTGAACATGTAAAAGCTGTTGATTTCTATGAAAAGAAAGGCTATGTCAAGAAAGCAGACTCACTTGAAGATCTAGCAAAAGAACTCAAACTCCCTGCTGACGAGCTCAAGAAAACTGTTGAAAAATGGAACAAGGACGTTGAAGAAAAGAAAGACTCAGATTTCGGTAGAAAAACTGGTATGGAACGCTCATTAAAATCTGGTCCATACTTCGTCATTAAGATTGGACCTGGTATCCACTACTCCATGGGTGGCGTAAAGATTAACTCAAACACTGAAGTCCTTCATAAAGATACAAATAAACCTATTCCAGGACTATATGCAGCGGGCGAACTTATCGGAGGACTTCATGGTAAAAACCGTTTAGGTGGTAACTCTGTTGCTGATATCATCATCTTCGGTCGTCAAGCTGGTAAACAAGCTACCGAATTTGTTAAGAATAAGAAATAG